A section of the Amblyomma americanum isolate KBUSLIRL-KWMA chromosome 2, ASM5285725v1, whole genome shotgun sequence genome encodes:
- the LOC144120496 gene encoding synaptic plasticity regulator PANTS, which translates to MAALSDAFRSETATVAPEKNEGIPQNAWMVRPCEWYSEEHADCKGIRGKFHQYFVHGTTLDCSQWQKDYENCMLWRNKKDLNALKAVVESEEKRKHDRLKASYDNDVWELRSKPPENWNAPLPDWLNKKFENSYLGLSTKQQLEKKSSCCIS; encoded by the exons ATGGCGGCGCTCTCAGATGCTTTTCGCAGCGAAACTGCTACTGTAGCGCCGGAAAAAAACGAAGGGATTCCTCAGAATGCGTGGATG GTAAGGCCATGCGAGTGGTACAGTGAAGAGCACGCGGATTGCAAAG GTATCAGGGGCAAATTTCACCAGTATTTTGTTCACGGCACTACCTTGGACTGTAGCCAGTGGCAGAAGGACTACGAAAACTGCATGCTTTGGAGGAACAAGAAGGACCTTAATGCACTT AAGGCTGTTGTGGAAAGTGAAGAAAAGAGGAAGCATGACCGCCTGAAAGCCAGTTATGACAATGACGTCTGGGAATTGAGGTCAAAGCCTCCTGAAAACTGGAATGCACCCTTGCCCGACTGGTTGAACAAGAAGTTTGAGAACAGTTACCTTGGCCTGTCAACGAAGCAACAATTGGAAAAAAAGAGTTCCTGTTGCATCTCGTGA